Part of the Paenibacillus sp. FSL R7-0273 genome is shown below.
GGCCAATCTCGCGCTGGCGACTTTGGCATACGGCACAACATGTTCTTTTTTGCCCGCGGAGATGAGCAGTTCCTCATTCTCGAACGAGATCAAACGGCCCTCGAATTCCTTAAGGCCCTGAATCGGCTCATAAACCGTTACATATACGTCTTTACCCACGGCTTTGGCTACATCCGCCGCTTTTTTGAGCGGACGTTCAGCTCCCGGCGAGGAAACCTCCAGGAAATAAGCCTCAGGAATCGGATCATTCTCATCAAGCTTTGAGCTGAAATATTCGCTGATGACACCGCAGTCATCGATATCAATGCC
Proteins encoded:
- the rimP gene encoding ribosome maturation factor RimP; this encodes MSTPKSKIKQTVEQMLGSYLEDNGFELVDVEYVKEGSNWFLRIFVDKEGGIDIDDCGVISEYFSSKLDENDPIPEAYFLEVSSPGAERPLKKAADVAKAVGKDVYVTVYEPIQGLKEFEGRLISFENEELLISAGKKEHVVPYAKVASARLAIIF